One Amphiprion ocellaris isolate individual 3 ecotype Okinawa chromosome 5, ASM2253959v1, whole genome shotgun sequence genomic region harbors:
- the ddx19b gene encoding ATP-dependent RNA helicase DDX19B translates to MATDSWAQAVDEQEAAAESIGSLQIKEKPEENGTTANATDSSSGAAKSEAGEGGKSTDDDDKEDKAAQSLLNKLIRNNLVNTTNQVEVLQKDPNSPLYSVKSFEELRLKPQLLQGVYGMGFNRPSKIQETALPMMLAEPPQNLIAQSQSGTGKTAAFVLAMLSHVDPNNKYPQCLCVSPTYELALQTGKVIEQMGKHYPEVQLVYAIRGNKLQRGMKLQEQIVIGTPGTMLDWCGKFKFIDPKKVKVFVLDEADVMIATQGHQDQSIRIQRMLPKNCQMLLFSATFEESVWNFAQRIVPDPNIIKLKREEETLDTIKQYYVLCNCKEEKFQALCNIYGAITIAQAMIFCHTRKTAGWLAGELSREGHQVALLSGEMQVEQRAAVIERFRDGKEKVLVTTNVCARGIDVEQVSVVINFDLPVDKDGNPDNETYLHRIGRTGRFGKRGLAINMVDSKMSMNILNRIQEHFNKKIEKLDTDDLDEIEKIAS, encoded by the exons ATGGCTACGGACTCCTGGGCGCAGGCAGTGGACGAGCAGGAAGCAGCGGCGGAATCG ATCGGCAGCCTTCAAATAAAAGAGAAACCAGAGGAAAATG GTACGACTGCAAACGCAACGGACTCCAGCAGTGGAGCTGCAAAGTCAGAAGCTGGAGAAGGCGGCAAGTCTACAGATGACGATGACAAAG AGGACAAAGCGGCGCAGTCACTGTTAAACAAGTTGATCCGAAATAATCTTGTCAATACAACAAATCAAGTGGAAGTTCTTCAGAAGGATCCCAACTCCCCGCTCTACTCTGTCAAGTCATTTGAAGAATTGCGACT CAAACCACAGCTGCTTCAGGGAGTGTACGGTATGGGTTTCAATCGGCCATCCAAAATCCAGGAAACTGCCTTACCTATGATGCTGGCTGAACC tcCACAGAATCTGATCGCTCAGTCACAGTCAGGAACAGGAAAAACAGCTGCCTTTGTCCTCGCCATGCTCAGCCACGTAGACCCTAACAACAAATATCCCCAG TGCCTGTGTGTGTCCCCCACTTATGAACTGGCACTTCAGACTGGTAAGGTGATCGAGCAGATGGGTAAACATTATCCAGAGGTCCAACTAGTCTACGCCATTAGAGGAAATAAAT TGCAGCGGGGTATGAAACTACAGGAACAGATAGTTATTGGGACACCTGGTACCATGCTGGACTGGTGTGGTAAATTCAAGTTCATAGACCCCAAGAAGGTGAAAGTGTTTGTGCTGGATGAGGCCGACGTCATGATTGCCACACAGGGTCACCAGGACCAGAGTATCCGTATCCAGAG GATGCTTCCTAAAAACTGCCAGATGTTGCTGTTCTCAGCCACATTTGAAGAGTCAGTGTGGAACTTTGCTCAGCGCATTGTGCCAGATCCCAACATCATCAAGTtgaagagagaagaggagacgcTGGATACTATCAAACAGTACTATGTGCTGTGCAACTGCAAGGAGGAGAAGTTCCAAGCTCTCTGTAACATCTACGGAGCCATCACCATCGCCCAGGCCATGATCTTCTGCCAT ACAAGGAAGACTGCAGGCTGGCTGGCAGGAGAGCTGTCCAGAGAAGGCCACCAGGTAGCACTGCTCAGTGGGGAAATGCAGGTGGAGCAGAGGGCTGCTGTCATTGAACGCTTCAGAGACGGAAAAGAGAAGGTCCTGGTCACCACAAATGTGTGCGCTCGAG GTATTGATGTAGAGCAGGTTTCTGTGGTGATCAACTTTGACTTGCCAGTCGACAAGGATGGAAATCCCGACAACGAGACTTACCTGCACAGGATTGGACGCACAGGTCGATTTGGGAAAAGGGGATTGGCCATCAACATGGTGGACAGCAAGATGAGCATGAACATCCTCAACAGGATCCAAGAGCATTTCA ataaaaaaattgaaaaactagACACAGACGATCTGGATGAAATTGAGAAAATTGCCAGCTAA